A genomic stretch from Theobroma cacao cultivar B97-61/B2 chromosome 4, Criollo_cocoa_genome_V2, whole genome shotgun sequence includes:
- the LOC18601214 gene encoding protein DJ-1 homolog D has protein sequence MSERRVLLICGDYAEDSEVMVPFQALQAYGVSVDAVCPGKKAGDFCRTAIHQSSVHQTYSQSRGHNFTLNASFDEIDHTQYHGLILPGGRAPEYLAVNESVVDLVRNFVNSGKPVASICHGPLILAAAGSVNGRKCTGYRAVRPALIAAGALWVEPETLAACVVDGNIITGCTYKGHPEFIRLFVKALGGIITTPKKRILFLCGDYMEDYEVTVPFQSLQALGCHVDAVCPKKKAGDTCPTAVHDFEGDQTYSEKPGYDFTLTANFEGIDASSYDALVIPGGRAPSYLALDETVIALVKKFMESRKPVASICHGQQILAAAGVLKGMKCTAYPAVKLNVVLAGATWLEPDPIHRCFTDGNLVTGAAWPGHPEFISQLMALLGIKVTF, from the exons ATGTCGGAAAGAAGGGTTCTGCTGATCTGCGGTGACTATGCCGAGGACTCCGAG GTGATGGTCCCTTTCCAAGCCCTGCAAGCATACGGCGTGTCTGTGGATGCTGTTTGCCCCGGAAAGAAGGCTGGCGACTTTTGCCGCACCGCTATTCATCAGTCTTCGGTCCATCAG ACCTACAGCCAGTCCCGTGGTCACAATTTTACACTGAATGCATCATTTGATGAAATTGACCACACCCAATATCATGGTTTGATTTTACCGGGAGGGCGAGCTCCTGAATATCTTGCTGTGAATGAATCTGTAGTGGACCTAGTGCGCAACTTTGTCAATTCTGGAAAGCCAGTTGCCTCGATTTGTCATGGTCCATTGATACTGGCTGCTGCTGGATCAGTTAATGGTCGCAAATGCACTGGTTACCGTGCTGTGAGACCTGCTCTCATTGCTGCTGGTGCACTGTGGGTAGAACCTGAAACCTTGGCGGCTTGTGTCGTTGATGGCAATATCATTACTGGGTGTACATATAAGGGACATCCTGAGTTCATCAGGCTCTTTGTGAAAGCACTAGGAGGCATCATAACCACACCAAAAAAAAGGATCCTATTTCTTTGTGGG GATTATATGGAAGATTATGAAGTAACTGTTCCTTTCCAGTCACTTCAAGCTCTGGGGTGCCATGTAGATGCAGTTTGTCCAAAGAAGAAGGCTGGTGATACCTGCCCAACTGCCGTCCATGATTTTGAAGGTGACCAAACTTATAGTGAGAAGCCAGGCTATGATTTCACTCTGACAGCTAACTTTGAGGGCATAGATGCCTCAAGTTATGATGCTCTTGTCATCCCTGGGGGTCGAGCACCATCATATTTAGCATTAGATGAGACAGTGATTGCTTTAGTGAAGAAATTTATGGAGTCCAGGAAACCAGTTGCATCCATTTGCCATGGACAGCAAATTTTAGCCGCTGCTGGAGTTCTCAAG GGGATGAAATGTACTGCATACCCGGCTGTGAAACTTAACGTGGTCTTGGCAGGAGCAACCTGGTTAGAACCTGATCCTATACATCGATGCTTCACTGATGGAAATTTGGTAACTGGTGCAGCTTGGCCAGGGCACCCAGAGTTCATTTCTCAATTAATGGCTTTGCTCGGTATTAAAGTTACCTTCTAG